TTAACATAGAAAGTTCAAATCCAGAAAGTTCAAATCCATCGTAGATCTGGGATCTGAAGCCGTGCTAAACATGATCGTGTTGTTCATATTCCTATATTTTAAAAATCCTGGTTTGCCCAAGGAGGGCGCCAAGCCACCGATTTCACGGACGACGGATGACCATTGCTGCCGGCTCGATGAAGTCTGCTATGCTCcatcgtactccctccattccaaaagaAACAAATCTAGGattagatgtgacacattctaatacaacaaatctggacagatatatgcatatatgtacacattcagtactatattatttttttatgaaacataggaagtcttatattattattatattattactcCGCAGTAGCAGGACAAACACCGGGAGGGGAGGATCTCCAGCAACCGACACCGTCGAATGTTCCATCCACATCGCCGCTCGCGCCACCCCACCCGCCCGTCCGTCCAAAAGTGCTTTGAGAttcggaaaaagtacaccctttcttcttttcttttcccctcaCGTGCGCGCGACACGAAGGCCACACCTCGGAGCCCCACACACGCACtcccctcgccctcgccctcgccggcgcgccgcccctCTCCGGCCCTGCGCCGCCGTGGTCGCCCTagacccccctcccccctccggcATCCACTGTCGGCGGGCGGCCGCGAAAAAGGTGCGTTTCCTATCGCTCGCCGTTTTGCCCGCCAATAGCAAGCGGAAGCTGGGGGAATCTGCGGTGGCTTTTTCGCCTCGTTGTGCCGtgtcatctcctcctcctcctcctgccgatgatgatgctgctgctgccgagttcctcctcctcctgctgctgtcgCTGCCCCGGCGGGCAGTTCCACGGAGCTCCACCCCGCGTGATGGCGCCTCGTCGTGGGGTCACCAGAGGTACAGTATGCTCGATTACTCGCGTGTTCTTGGTGCCTCGTGTCTTTTTTTGTTATCAAAGGGATATCTGAAATTGCAGCCATGGTCGACACTGTTCAATTCTACAGAGAAATGTGTTTACTgtttattgtatttttatatctTATCGATCTCTCTCACTGACATTCTTTTCTTTACCAATCAGTATATATTGAGAAGAGATTGGGAGTAGGAGGGGGAAATGCATCAAGCCTGCAAGACATGGTAGTAATAGTATGAACCAATGTGACAGTGtgctgattattattattattattattatatctGAAACCTGATGCTCTGTGTCCCTGATTGAATTAATTATTGTGATGAAATGCAGCACAGGAAGGAGCTCCAGGCAAGGACAAGGGACCAGCTCCAGACATTGGAGTTATCTACGTCTTTGTACGACACGGCGTGGGTGGCCATGGTGCCACTGCGGGGTTCCCGTCAGCATCCGTGTTTCCCACAATGCGTGGAGTGGATATTACAAAACCAGCAGGATGATGGATCTTGGGGTACAAGAGGATTCGGCGTGGCGGTCACAAGAGATGTTCTGTCGTCTACGTTGGCGTGTGTTCTTGCACTCAAGAGATGGAATGTTGGGCAGGAGCACATCAGGAGAGGTACAAACGACTGTGCATTTACCTGTCGATGTTTGTTTTAATTGACTCTGTATGTATCTACACATTTAAGGCTTGGAATGTCTTAACGCTATGAAAATGGTACTGTCAGGACTAGATTTTATTGGAAGGAATTTCTCCATTGCCATGGATGAGCAGATTGCTGCTCCTGTTGGTTTCAACATCACTTTTCCTGGTATGCTTAGCCTTGCCATGGGGATGGATTTAGAATTCCCTGTCAGACAGACGGATGTTGATAGACTTCTTCACCTCCGGGAGATAGAACTGGAAAGGTCTGTTAATTCTAACACGAACATGGATATTGTATGTCATTAGTATTTGTATTACTGTTGTTACGAGTATGTAAAGTTAGTATGCAAGGGTTGATTGTGTGGATGAAGTTTTACCATCAGGCGTTCTAAAAATAACTGTCAGCTTAGTTTTATTCCCTAGTTCCCCCTGCATTCTTTTTGAAGGAAGGAATATAATGaccttctcctctctttttttccaagATCCTATATTTGGAGGAAATGATCAATCTCGGTTTTAATAGTGCCTATGAGTAACGCACTGAAAATCTGATATGATTAAATGCAGAGAGGCTGGAGACCATTCTTATGGAAGAAAGGCATATATGGCTTATGTCACAGAAGGATTAGGAAACCTGTTGGAGTGGGATGAGATTATGATGTTCCAGAGGAAGAATGGATCATTTTTCAACTGTCCTTCCACAACTGCTGCCACATTAGTCAACCACTATAACGATAAAGCCCTCCAGTACTTAAATTGTCTGGTTAGTAAATTTGGCAGTGCAGGTGAGTCTGCACGCATTTTCTTGTCAAGAACTTTCTACAGTGTAGACTGCTCCTAAATACATAGTAATACATTTGGTCCATTGCAGTACCAACAGTGTATCCACTAAACATATATTGTCAGCTTTCATGGGTGGATGCACTTGAAAAGATGGGAATTTCTCAGTATTTTGTCAGTGAGATAAAGAGCATCCTAGACACAACATACGTGTAATGACTTTGAGTAAGTATTTTATCTATCTTTAATagttcaaacttaattttagctAGTTTGCAGTTCATGGTTAGAAAGAGATGAGGAAATTATGCTGGACATAACAACATGTGCAATGGCTTTTCGCCTGTTAAGGATGAATGGGTATCATGTTTCCTCAGGTGTGTTCTAAGGCTTGaaaggaatattttttttgttggtttcGAACTATATTCTACCTTTGGTTTTCATTTAACATgctgaattattttttatttaacatGCTAATTTAAATGCGGTGCAGTCGAGTTATCTCCTGTTGCTGAAGCTTCCAGTTTCCGTGAATCACTTCAAGGATATTTAAATGATAAGAAATCTCTAATCGAATTATACAAGGCTTCAAAAGTCAGTAAATCAGAAAATGAATCAATCTTAGATAGCATAGGCTCTTGGTCAGGTAGCTTATTGAAGGAAAGTGTGTGCTCTAATGGGGTGAAAAAAGCTCCAATCTTTGAAGAGGTGCTTGCATGAAGTTTTGAATTTCCATTTCATTCGGAAGTTCATTTTGTGTTTAAGTATATGCCTTTTGTGATTTCAGATGAAGTATGCTCTTAAGTTTCCCTTCTACACCACACTGGACCGTCTAGATCACAAGAGGAACATTGAACGTTTTGATGCAAAGGATTCCCAGATGTTAAAGACGGAATACTTGTAAGGTTTTCATTGAAAAGGTCTGCCAATCTGAGTAATATATATGTTAGGCACCAATTCCACTATGTTGTTTACTCAGGCTTCCTCATGCCAATCAAGATATTCTAGCTTTGGCTGTTGAAGATTTCAGTAGTTCTCAATCTATATACCAGGATGAACTTAATTATCTTGAGTGGTAGGTAATCCAGCCTGCTGTCAATCTGTCATGTTATGCTCCTTTATTGTACTACCTTGGATAAATTGCAAAATTTTGTTTGCGACAGTTGGGTGAAAGATGAAAAGCTCGATCAGCTGCCATTTGCACGCCAGAAGTTGACATATTGCTACCtttctgctgctgctaccaTATTCCCCCGTGAATTGTCTGAAGCCCGCATTGCATGGGCTAAAAATGGTGTACTGACAACTGTTGTTGATGACTTCTTTGATCTTGGGGGATCAAAAGAAGAACTAGAAAACCTCATTGCTTTAGTTGAGAAGTACGTACAATCCTAATTCATTCTATTCGATCTATTTGTCTGGTCTTTTGTAAGTGGCGCTGGTTATGCACAGCTAATTCATCTTCTCTGATTTGCAAATGGCTGTCTAGGTGGGATGGACATCAAGAGGAGTTCTACTCAGAACAAGTAAGAATAGTTTTTTCTGCTATTTATACTACAGTGAACCAGCTTGGAGCAAAGGCTTCTGCATTACAAGGCCGTGATGTTACAAAACACCTAACAGAAATAGTGAGTCCCATCTCATGGTTGATCTATTGATTCTGTGGTGAATATTGCTCTGTTGCATAGTGTTTAGTGATAAGCTCAAACTCATCTGCAGTGGTTATGTCTGATGAGGTCTATGATGACCGAAGCTGAATGGCAGAGGACAAAATATGTGCCGACAATGGAAGAATATATGGCAAATGCTGTTGTCTCATTTGCACTGGGACCTATTGTGCTCCCGACTCTGTATTTCGTAGGACCGAAGCTCCAAGAGGATGTCGTCAGGGATCATGAGTACAATGAATTATTTAGACTGATGAGCACTTGTGGGCGTCTCCTGAATGACAGCCAAGGCTTTGAGGTACCCGGATCCCTTTCTGTGACAAACCTCCTTGTATTCTCATATTTCTACAAGATTTAGCATGTAAATAAAATTTTCGGTTTTACTTGATGTTATATGATTGCAGCTATCTCATTCTCTGCCCACAAATTTGTTGACTAATCTGTATAAATGTGATACTAATTATGAACACTTTTATTTTTCTGTTGAAGGATTAGGACGTGGCTACAGTTCGACCCAACTACCCAAAGCTTGCAAACTTATTCTAACAAATAATTTCTCTATTGCTGCAGAGGGAGAGCCTGGAGGGAAAGCTGAACAGTGTCTCACTGCTTGTTCATCACAGTGGTGGTTCTATCTCCATAGACGAGGCTAAAATGAAAGCCCAGAAATCCATAGACACTTCCAGGAGGAACTTGTTAAGATTGGTCCTTGGAGAACAGGGTGCTGTTCCTAGGCCATGCAAGCAGCTGTTCTGGAAGATGTGCAAGATTGTTCACATGTTCTACTCTCGGACTGATGGGTTTAGCTCGCCGAAGGAAATGGTTAGTGCAGTGAATGCAGTCGTCAAGGAGCCACTTAAACTCAAAGTGAGTGATCCATATGGCTCTATTTTGTCGGGCAATTGAGTGCTTCTCCGTTCTGTTTTATCAGGGATATCAGCAACGAGCTTTATACAGGTtgatatttcttttctttttctttacgaTAAGGGTTTAAATCCTAGTACCCACGATTATAGCTGCTGTGTGCTTTAAGTATAATAAATTTTACACtcttaccatttttttttaatgtaaatgTTGGTATATATTGGTACCTGACATAATCAGAAGCACCAAATTATACACTCCTTTTGTCCCAGAATATAAAAATCgtctagatttgtagtactagaaaATGTCTCATCCAATAATTCTTAACTACCGtcaaatacatttttttaaaaaaataaaattactctTTCTGATAATTTTGTGATCACGTGGCGTGCATGCtatttcacaaattttcttCTACGGTATTTTACAATTGAAAAGATTGCTTGCTACATTCAGCCCCATCTACGTGCTAATACCAATCTTGCACGAGATAATGATGTATGTGATGGTTGGCATGacttttttcattgttttttttaaaagtacatTAATTTGGCAGTAGTTTGGACTCTAGACTGTAGACAGCCTTATTGCAACCTATAGACTATAGTTTTATAATGCATTGGCACATGCAAAAccgagtactccctccgtagtcgtaaaggaagtcgtttatgacagcgacacggtctccaaaacacaactttgacttcttttttctataaaaatatttattgaaaagtgatatatgtatatttttatgaaagtatttttcaagataaatctattcatataatttttatattttcaaactcaacaactttcaacaacttgagagttattcatgatttatatttccaaggtttgacttaaacattgtactaaacgacttcttttatgagtacggagagagtatatatttcTCTATTGCTTTAAATGCGAAGTCCGCCACCATCGTACTTTCCCACACACAAAAAAACAGTCTTGAAAAACCACCTTACCCAATAGGTATACCCACGTTAAACTAAACCCCATAAATTCATTTATCTATGTTTCTTTATATCCCGCTGCAACACACGGATATATCACTATAGCATTAGTTAATAGAAGAAAAACTGAAGTGAGCTGAAACAAAACATCCTTGTCTACTCCACTATGTCCCTTTTTGTAATAAATAAAACGAAATGGCAGCGCGAATGCTGAACAAACGACGTCTTATGTGCGCCTGATGAGTGACATGCTATTTTTAGTAGTTTAGTATATATGATCACGCTATAAACGAGTAGTCCACATGCACAATGGACTGAATCTCACCGACGTGGATAAGACTTGATGTGTTTTGGAAAATACTCCATATAAAAGTAACATATGAATGCATTCCCTTAGTGGGAAGAATATAGtacttattatattattattaggaaaggaaaaaaaagcacTTTGATGTGCAACAAGCTAATTAAGTGCAAgtgttaggtggtgtttggatctttGATGTGCAACAAGCTAATTAAGTGCAAgtgttaggtggtgtttggatctttGATGTGCAACAAGCTAAGTAAGTGCAAgtgttaggtggtgtttggatctaggGATTAAACTTTAGTGCTTGTAACAAAATGAGTAAAAAAGTTGATCAGatttgaggggaaaaaaaagaacataatgAGATGTCCTCTTGTAACGGTCAACTAGAGACAACGGACAACGGACATAACTCACAGAACAACATACATTTTGTGTTTGCCAGTAGTAACTATAGAGAGGAGGATGTATCTCACTAgctacccaaaaaaaaacatccctGCCTGCACATCACATCACTGTTGGTTCGGTGTGAATCGGCAACGATACTCTATATATCATTGTTGGTTCACTTTAATTTACTGTTTAAACCAGAGTAAACAATatcggctgtgtttagattcaaaatttggatctaaacttcagtcattttccatcacatcaatctgtcatacacacacaacttttcaatcacatcatctccaatttcaaccaaaatgcaaactttgcgctgaactaaacacaaccatcgGTTCGGTTGAGGCCTAGAACAGGTAGAGATACATCATTCCTGGTTCATAAGAAAAACGTGTATTCATACTCAACGGGTTAGATTatttttgagaattacacagtacaacgcagacacttaCAATgtacgcacactcacccctacgAACGCACGCATGTAAactctacccctatgagcatattcgaagactgggccggcaaatcctagagattgacgaagtcaccacaggcgtctcactgtcgacgggtacgtcgcctagaCTAGGTGCGAACTACTGTCCAGAGAATATCGAGCCGGCAGGTATTGGTACTCAAATTATAGtttttcaagaaaaataataaaatttttcATATGAAGTCTGATGAAAACAAACTTTACAGAGATGCACTTAATAGTGCAGTGGCAAGGGGTGTGTGGTTTCAACTCAAAGGTCCCATGTTTAATCCTCAACACGCTTataatttcttcttaaaaaagtTTGGAGGGTCGTCTCTCCCTCGCAACACGCTCATGATTTCTTCTtaaaaatgtttggagggacATATCTCCCTCCAAATCTTGTTTTTTAAACAAACTTTATATCGAAATTATAGAGTTTGGCGATGATAAATACACGTTATAGAACTTAAGTTCTCTAATCtacttcgattttttttttagtttttcaaaCAACTTCAAATGCATGGAGACAAACTCCATATGAAAATTTTAGATCTTCACGAGATTCGCAACTTCTTAGTTGATAACCTTttcatttaaaatcatttacaTAGCTTAATATGTTTTCAAGACAGGAAAAgtcaaaagaaaatattatgCAATATCAAATAGCTAGCATTCGTTATTCTACCTTCCGTCAAAACATGTGCGCGCTTTTGATACTGTTGAGTTGGGTATCATGGAGAGCAGATCCATACGATCATATATTTAATTGTTCAATCACATCACCAAAAGAAACAggttttcaatatatattgaagTACTATAAATCATGCTATATATACCCCTCTTCCCCTCCACAATACAATTCAATTCCCTCCTAGGTTTGTTATGATCCATTTGACACACGAACACACACATACACTACACTCTCCCTAGCTATCTTTTTCCAAATTCTGATCACAGATCAATTACTCTTGATCGCCCATTTATTACTTCTTCATTTTAAACCCTCTTTTCGTTTAATTAACGTGGCAAGGAGTGATATATACGATGCTGCCGTGCTTGTTCCCGGCGTATGGTAGCGTCGTAGCCTGCAAACCTTCCGCGATCGATCGGTCGCCTTTTGGATTGTTGTCCCAGCCCAAACAAACTAATAGGACTCTTATTCGTCGTCCTAAGGTTACTAAAGGTACATTATGTTCATCATTTTATGCTTACTGTAAATATACAGATGTGTAAGGCCGGCCATATATTAATTTCATTATGTAATATAAAAGatacatatttatttatttattagtaCAATAaggtagttttttttaattccatatatattttctataaactttacTAATGGTCAGGACTGCCTACCAAAGAAAGACGTGGGCCCAAAAGATAACTTACTGTACTTCATTTTCATTTAAGAGCAATACAAATCCATGTTAATTCTACCGATCGAGATAAAATTTCGAAAgaaaatttgtgtaaatattAACATCCGTAGAAGGACTGGTTGCATTTGGGATTTTCTTTCGGATCGATACGAGGACAATGCCGCTAATAAATACCTAATATATATAAGTTGCATATATAATTGCATTGTTTGAACCATGTTCCACATAAATATTTCAACGATTTATATCACATATCTTCCAAATTACAGCATTCATGGCGATCGAGGCCATGCGgcactgcagcagcagcagcagcagcgaggaaggaggagcggcggcgacgacggcggccagaTCAGCAGTACGGGAGCGCCTCCAattagcgccgccgtcgccgtcgccgtcgccgtacgACACGGCGTGGGTGGCCATGGTGCCGGCCctccgccgtggcggcggcggcccgcggTTCCCGCAGTGCGTCGCGTGGATCCAGCGGAACCAGCGGGGCGACGGGTCATGgcgccacgcggcggcggcgcaccagcAGCTCGGCTCCTCGCCGGAGATCGTCACCGAGCGCGACCTCTCGTCCACCCTCGCCTGCGTCCTCGCGCTCGCGCGATGGGACGCCGGCAGTGAGCACGTCAGGAGAGGTATAGTAGTAGCTCGTTGAATTCTCAGTCATCTGATCGACCAATCTCTGATCAGATCTATCGATGATCGCAAATGATCAGTGACTGATTGAGCTGCTGCTGGGATCgcatatactcccttcatcccataaaaaataaatctaagaccgattcgtagtattaggatgtgtcgcATCTGatactaggttgtttttttatgggacggagggagtacacatgTATTGATGCTCGGTTAAAATGGAGAATGGATTCTTAGAGCCTGTTTGAAGCTGAAGCtcaaccaaacagtttcagcttcaCCTAAAATAGGAGCGAAGCTAGGTAGAGCACTCTCATAAAATGCTGATTTTAGCTAGGCTACTCCACAACCACACTCTAGACCTAACTCCTAAAGGTAAATTTTAGAAGTTGGAAACTCTACCAAACAGACCCATAATTCATGAGCGGATGTCTCCTATGTCctatctttgtttttttttcacatcatctaaatatgtataatttttttataggatagattaatatgtgtgatatatcactccgcAAGCATATTAACCTAGCTATATCTTATCAAATTTAGATAACATACATAGTTTGCTGGTAAATGCAGGGCTGCAGTTTATCGGGAGGAACATGTCGGTCGCCATGGACGATCAGACGGCTGCTCCGGCGTCTGGTTCCGTCGTCAGTTTCGCAGCGATGCTCCGGATGGCGATGGAGATGGGTTTGGAGGTTCCTGCCGTCAGCCAAGCTGACGTCCGCGACAGGTTAATTGATTTGCATGTGAAAGAACAGCATTTCGTTCCCGCGTTACTGTTTGTATTTTTCAGGGTAACGTACGGTACGGTCGAGCTTCAGAAACAAGTTgattaaattgtttaatttgcTACCTATCGAAGATGGATTCTGATTCTTGATTGGAGAGGGTGTCACACATATTACACGTTTTTACTGTTTTCAAATTCAATTTAAAAAGCGAATTGAGCATCTCTCTCTAATCAGCTCCTAAGCTAAGTTCATCGTTATGTGGGGGTGAGTAAGTGTTTGGTGATGTGAGGGTGAGTATACGCAAGGCGCCTGCGTTTATATTTTGTgtttcgagaaaaaaatatcaatttaAAAAGTTAAACTGCGTTGTATACGAGCGCTTACAATATTTGTACTTtgtattttgagaaaaaaaatcaatttaaaggttaaaaattttataatataattaagCACGACATACACATATGACCCGTTAGAATAATTAAATCAACTTGAATTTGTATTTTAGTGATCCATGCATATTGTGAGTTGTGAGGAATATCCTCACTAGTGAAGAAAAAACACTTTCGGTACACTGGCAAGCTCCTGCATTTTTCGTTGGGCTGGTCTGGCTCTAGATGTTCTTGAAGAAGAAACCgtgttatttattttttttattactctCTCTAACTACCAATATTTGGTGTTTAGGGCGAGATACCATCGAACTAATTCTATATTAAATTAAGTTTATGGAATCTAATAAACTTGTGTGTTACTACTTTTCAAAGCAAACATTATTTGAGAAATTGTTTTAgttaaagtttttaaattttttaaactaCTAGTAAGTCTTATTataaatgttatttttttatgatgGGAGGGAATACTTATTTATCTCCTTCAACTTCATGAGTCAGGACAAGGATCTCAACAGATTAATTTACACGTGAGAGAACTACATTTCGGTccccatttttttaattttctggtACGATGTATGGAGCTTGCTAGCTACCTTCCAAAGATGGGCTCTAATACTTCGAGAAGACGTCCTTTTAAACACTTTTATTTTCCAAATGCAGTAAAAAGGCTATAATAAACTATGATAATATAGGTGTGTATGCTATATATGTTCTGTGACAGTGACATCCACCAGCTCATGCATGCTCTGGGGGAAAAAATACATTGACGACATGGTAGACTATTTATTAATATCAAGATTAAAAAAAGTAGCCGTCAAAGTCACATTTCCCAAATTAATTAAGAGGTCAAAAACCATATAGAGAAAAGGAAAACGCAGTAGTTTGAGAAAGGGGAGATaaagaagattgggaagatacgcaaaacaaggtgagccattagcgtatgattaattgagtattaactattttaaattttaaaaatggactaatatgattttttaaagcaactttcctataattttttttgaaaaaaacacaccgtttattagtttgggaagcgtgcgcgcggaaaacgagtcacaatcttcccaatctcctttGAAAGAACGCAGCCGTCAAGTCGCATCTTCGAAATTAATTAAGAGGTCAAAATCATctacagaaaaagaaaactactATAAGTACTCCTTCCACTTTATattgctttgattttttttttctaaatcattactccatccgttctattttaagtgcagtcGTGTATTTCTGTGTTCAACATTTGatcatctgtcttatttgaaatgtttttatgattaatatttttattgttattagatgataaaatataattagTACTTTATGCGCgactttttttttagttttttcatagtttttttaaataagatagacgatgaaacgttggacacagaaacccaCAACTACACTTAAAATAGAACGAGGg
This window of the Oryza sativa Japonica Group chromosome 4, ASM3414082v1 genome carries:
- the LOC4336960 gene encoding ent-kaur-16-ene synthase, chloroplastic isoform 2 (isoform 2 is encoded by transcript variant 2; The RefSeq protein has 8 substitutions, 3 frameshifts compared to this genomic sequence); this translates as MMMLLMPRSILITAADAAPRGKKQGAQPRVMAPRRGVTRVYIEKRLGVGGGNASSLQDMVVIHRKELQARTRDQLQTLELSTSLYDTAWVAMVPLRGSRQHPCFPQCVEWILQNQQDDGSWGTRGFGVAVTRDVLSSTLACVLALKRWNVGQEHIRRGLDFIGRNFSIAMDEQIAAPVGFNITFPGMLSLAMGMDLEFPVRQTDVDRLLHLREIELEREAGDHSYGRKAYMAYVTEGLGNLLEWDEIMMFQRKNGSFFNCPSTTAATLVNHYNDKALQYLNCLVSKFGSAVPTVYPLNIYCQLSWVDALEKMGISQYFVSEIKSILDTTYVSWLERDEEIMLDITTCAMAFRLLRMNGYHVSSVELSPVAEASSFRESLQGYLNDKKSLIELYKASKVSKSENESILDSIGSWSGSLLKESVCSNGVKKAPIFEEMKYALKFPFYTTLDRLDHKRNIERFDAKDSQMLKTEYLLPHANQDILALAVEDFSSSQSIYQDELNYLECWVKDEKLDQLPFARQKLTYCYLSAAATIFPRELSEARIAWAKNGVLTTVVDDFFDLGGSKEELENLIALVEKWDGHQEEFYSEQVRIVFSAIYTTVNQLGAKASALQGRDVTKHLTEIWLCLMRSMMTEAEWQRTKYVPTMEEYMANAVVSFALGPIVLPTLYFVGPKLQEDVVRDHEYNELFRLMSTCGRLLNDSQGFERESLEGKLNSVSLLVHHSGGSISIDEAKMKAQKSIDTSRRNLLRLVLGEQGAVPRPCKQLFWKMCKIVHMFYSRTDGFSSPKEMVSAVNAVVKEPLKLKVSDPYGSILSGN
- the LOC4336960 gene encoding ent-kaur-16-ene synthase, chloroplastic isoform 1 (isoform 1 is encoded by transcript variant 1; The RefSeq protein has 8 substitutions, 3 frameshifts compared to this genomic sequence), which gives rise to MMMLLMPRSILITAADAAPRGKKQGAQPRVMAPRRGVTRVYIEKRLGVGGGNASSLQDMHRKELQARTRDQLQTLELSTSLYDTAWVAMVPLRGSRQHPCFPQCVEWILQNQQDDGSWGTRGFGVAVTRDVLSSTLACVLALKRWNVGQEHIRRGLDFIGRNFSIAMDEQIAAPVGFNITFPGMLSLAMGMDLEFPVRQTDVDRLLHLREIELEREAGDHSYGRKAYMAYVTEGLGNLLEWDEIMMFQRKNGSFFNCPSTTAATLVNHYNDKALQYLNCLVSKFGSAVPTVYPLNIYCQLSWVDALEKMGISQYFVSEIKSILDTTYVSWLERDEEIMLDITTCAMAFRLLRMNGYHVSSVELSPVAEASSFRESLQGYLNDKKSLIELYKASKVSKSENESILDSIGSWSGSLLKESVCSNGVKKAPIFEEMKYALKFPFYTTLDRLDHKRNIERFDAKDSQMLKTEYLLPHANQDILALAVEDFSSSQSIYQDELNYLECWVKDEKLDQLPFARQKLTYCYLSAAATIFPRELSEARIAWAKNGVLTTVVDDFFDLGGSKEELENLIALVEKWDGHQEEFYSEQVRIVFSAIYTTVNQLGAKASALQGRDVTKHLTEIWLCLMRSMMTEAEWQRTKYVPTMEEYMANAVVSFALGPIVLPTLYFVGPKLQEDVVRDHEYNELFRLMSTCGRLLNDSQGFERESLEGKLNSVSLLVHHSGGSISIDEAKMKAQKSIDTSRRNLLRLVLGEQGAVPRPCKQLFWKMCKIVHMFYSRTDGFSSPKEMVSAVNAVVKEPLKLKVSDPYGSILSGN
- the LOC4336960 gene encoding ent-kaur-16-ene synthase, chloroplastic isoform X1 — encoded protein: MMMLLLPSSSSSCCCRCPGGQFHGAPPRVMAPRRGVTRVYIEKRLGVGGGNASSLQDMHRKELQARTRDQLQTLELSTSLYDTAWVAMVPLRGSRQHPCFPQCVEWILQNQQDDGSWGTRGFGVAVTRDVLSSTLACVLALKRWNVGQEHIRRGLDFIGRNFSIAMDEQIAAPVGFNITFPGMLSLAMGMDLEFPVRQTDVDRLLHLREIELEREAGDHSYGRKAYMAYVTEGLGNLLEWDEIMMFQRKNGSFFNCPSTTAATLVNHYNDKALQYLNCLLSWVDALEKMGISQYFVSEIKSILDTTYVSWLERDEEIMLDITTCAMAFRLLRMNGYHVSSVELSPVAEASSFRESLQGYLNDKKSLIELYKASKVSKSENESILDSIGSWSGSLLKESVCSNGVKKAPIFEEMKYALKFPFYTTLDRLDHKRNIERFDAKDSQMLKTEYLLPHANQDILALAVEDFSSSQSIYQDELNYLECWVKDEKLDQLPFARQKLTYCYLSAAATIFPRELSEARIAWAKNGVLTTVVDDFFDLGGSKEELENLIALVEKWDGHQEEFYSEQVRIVFSAIYTTVNQLGAKASALQGRDVTKHLTEIWLCLMRSMMTEAEWQRTKYVPTMEEYMANAVVSFALGPIVLPTLYFVGPKLQEDVVRDHEYNELFRLMSTCGRLLNDSQGFERESLEGKLNSVSLLVHHSGGSISIDEAKMKAQKSIDTSRRNLLRLVLGEQGAVPRPCKQLFWKMCKIVHMFYSRTDGFSSPKEMVSAVNAVVKEPLKLKVSDPYGSILSGN